A region of Drosophila suzukii chromosome 2L, CBGP_Dsuzu_IsoJpt1.0, whole genome shotgun sequence DNA encodes the following proteins:
- the LOC108011956 gene encoding uncharacterized protein isoform X6, which yields MDLPSMVQRSGDTLIVRSVVSGNQLYTEQGGHGHQPTGTAGLVSSHSGGSTAASQAGSSLLERHVERFRLQQLLQQQQQAAAAVAVVNSVQQQQQQQQQQQQQQQQAVIGMDAKEEGLPQCKIKRNYSCNHCAYFTQNPRYHLTHLRDVHGEKIVINKCKLCLYASRHFQKLVRHMKMVHGCTDGIPSGHGQARGKRGMSREARKRRLEESVGVMGGQSLSVAVPDVPTLEQVKRELLMQEEKLQRDIQAFNQRQREEQQRELELVASSAYDRQMQVLRDYERQSPAEPPTPSPTSGSATPPSNGEEPQNRLLKCSACEFTTLYRTQLRSHELAEHGKTKFFRCDKCSYVTHIKARFSKHVKYHSMPMIKCVTCDFRTPYKWNLDRHMKNHGGAGAFKCAACDFTADIKQSLTVHEMNHHVPPVGNAGSIWPRRQNKVGASEMCEDFLSDSAELEDQYNNNNVDDELDGVEDPDEPMSGGEEQPMHHHHYGKRSKYHEEEEPTDLSQKGGCSSDTSSVGTPTPRAQRPVPTLIPISKGAKDVLNLSKETNASRSSLTEIASLFFNEKQISEMLDKSDVPQLSPATTVASQNSTRSQMTKRSSFLDKLKTGAQHENLVCQCGHVAKCLSESIIHGKSCHASAVIIDDDDAGLHEDDADDRLEIDEDDEDHHSHSALNLSVTGSTRCQHCRHRCKSSTDLLHHLKQCVEAIRCANEMYDSNSGESGDRRPDSQSLQQQAAVQQQRVCIWNKATKEIVAAAAAASLQQENSSHSLVKSPAGSQAASNEENSYYGVETAPGYGEVTKKMTPEEEAANSSLKKVYKCPHCSFWASTASRFHVHIVGHLNKKPFECSLCSYRSNWRWDITKHIRLKTIRDPSHKTAKVLMNDETGRRNYTKYNKYITLMKVTEEDGDPKLMKSGEMTPNQVASLAFLKDYAKVGSVTGQDITLEPVLPTKPNVLDDAHLADNLIRIPLLATMMNAAMAQQQHQQQQQKEHQSTMITPSVTISPVKRSSQGSAMQGKPSDDLITEVHQEGNEKRTVYRCRKCNFGHPNRDAVLAHVKIHYQDASYPKASSANSGTSPLQVSVGGNQQFYMNKVFAAMCLSQTQSQSSPNAGAAGTSPAISAGLLQRAIQEAQHSPTSNASALSGLALALAGGKPQANTTKASAASILEHGEQKASQNEASADSLTSPNTTTSSRTTKATTSTTKDTARSLQDLLTSPRSARNGNHPSNANSNSVVGNGLRQDAAYVASSTNTTPPPPQPTNSVSKPNASPLPVTTTPTPFSTATPSPPALSKSLAHQLGAGSHSSSSSHHNDHPPLMAGEGFHLAAGLTHVHTINTNTKANPNSNSFPSSSSSSSSSSSSVASTSSAAGSASASASSSATSSPPPPAASSSYLAAMAPQQQVPPAVQMPHPQTRFHSHSPGSPSLLSMADGDRRDPSPYRCGHCHQVSNWKHVIQSPIRHLPTPISPLHLCP from the exons ATGGACCTGCCGTCGATGGTGCAGCGTTCGGGAGACACGCTCATCGTGCGCAGCGTGGTCAGCGGAAATCAGTTGTACACGGAGCAGGGTGGCCATGGCCACCAGCCCACCGGCACCGCGGGACTCGTCTCGAGCCACTCGGGCGGCAGCACGGCTGCCTCACAGGCGGGCTCATCGCTCCTGGAGCGACATGTGGAGCGCTTCCGCCTGCAGCAGCtgctgcaacagcagcaacaggcgGCGGCAGCAGTTGCCGTTGTGAACAGcgtgcaacagcagcaacagcaacagcagcaacagcagcagcagcaacagcaggcCGTCATCGGCATGGATGCCAAGGAGGAGGGCCTGCCGCAGTGCAAGATCAAGCGGAACTACAGCTGCAACCACTGCGCTTACTTCACGCAGAATCCGCGCTACCACTTGACCCACCTGCGGGACGTGCACGGCGAGAAGATAGTGATCAACAAGTGCAAGCTGTGCCTCTACGCCTCGCGCCACTTCCAGAAGCTGGTGCGGCACATGAAGATGGTGCACGGCTGCACGGACGGCATCCCCAGTGGTCATGGTCAGGCCAGGGGTAAGCGGGGCATGAGCCGGGAGGCGCGAAAGCGGCGGCTGGAGGAGAGTGTGGGCGTGATGGGGGGCCAGAGCCTGTCCGTGGCCGTGCCCGATGTGCCCACCCTGGAGCAGGTGAAGCGGGAGCTCCTCATGCAGGAGGAGAAGCTGCAACGCGACATACAGGCCTTCAACCAGCGGCAACGCGAGGAGCAGCAGCGGGAACTGGAGCTGGTGGCCTCCAGTGCGTATGACCGACAAATGCAGGTCCTGCGCGACTACGAGCGCCAGTCGCCCGCCGAGCCTCCCACCCCCTCGCCCACCAGTGGCTCGGCCACGCCCCCCTCCAACGGGGAGGAGCCCCAGAACCGCCTGCTCAAGTGCAGCGCCTGCGAGTTCACCACCCTCTACCGCACCCAACTGCGGTCCCACGAGCTGGCCGAGCACGGCAAGACCAAGTTCTTCCGCTGCGACAAGTGCAGCTATGTGACCCACATCAAGGCGCGCTTCAGCAAGCACGTAAAGTACCACTCCATGCCGATGATCAAGTGCGTCACCTGCGACTTCCGCACGCCCTACAAGTGGAACCTGGACAGGCACATGAAGAACCACGGCGGAGCGGGCGCCTTCAAGTGTGCCGCCTGCGACTTCACCGCCGACATCAAGCAGTCCCTAACGGTTCACGAGATGAACCACCACGTGCCGCCGGTGGGCAATGCGGGCTCCATTTGGCCGAGGCGCCAGAACAAAGTGGGGGCAAGCGAGATGTGCGAAGACTTCCTCAGCGACTCGGCCGAGCTGGAGGATCAGtataacaacaacaatgtgGACGATGAACTGGACGGCGTCGAGGATCCCGACGAGCCGATGAGCGGTGGCGAGGAGCAGCCGATGCACCACCACCACTACGGCAAACGGAGCAAGTAccacgaggaggaggagcccACGGATCTGTCGCAGAAGGGCGGCTGCTCCTCGGACACTTCCAGCGTGGGCACCCCCACACCAAGGGCCCAGAGACCTGTGCCCACTCTCATCCCGATCAGCAAGGGAGCCAAAGA CGTATTGAACCTGTCGAAGGAGACGAATGCCTCGCGCAGCTCCCTGACGGAAATCGCGTCCTTGTTCTTCAACGAGAAGCAGATCTCGGAGATGCTGGACAAGTCGGATGTGCCGCAACTGTCGCCGGCGACGACGGTGGCCTCCCAGAACTCGACGCGCAGCCAGATGACCAAGAGGTCCAGCTTCCTGGACAAACTGAAGACGGGGGCGCAGCACGAGAACCTGGTGTGCCAGTGCGGCCATGTGGCCAAGTGCCTCTCCGAGTCGATCATCCACGGCAAGAGCTGCCACGCCTCGGCGGTGATCATCGACGACGACGATGCTGGTCTGCACGAGGACGACGCCGACGACAGGCTGGAAATCGACGAGGACGACGAGGACCACCACTCCCATTCGGCCCTGAATCTCAGTGTGACCGGCTCCACGCGATGCCAGCACTGCCGCCACCGCTGCAAGTCCTCCACGGACCTGCTTCACCACCTGAAGCAGTGCGTCGAGGCCATCCGCTGCGCCAACGAGATGTACGACTCGAACTCCGGGGAGAGCGGCGACCGGCGCCCGGACTCGCAGAGCCTCCAGCAGCAGGCGGCCGTCCAGCAGCAGAGGGTTTGCATCTGGAACAAGGCCACCAAGGAGATCGTGGCCGCCGCAGCGGCCGCATCTTTGCAGCAGGAGAACAGCAGCCACAGCCTGGTCAAGTCCCCGGCCGGAAGTCAGGCGGCCAGCAACGAGGAGAACAGCTACTATGGCGTGGAAACGGCGCCCGGCTACGGCGAG GTAACCAAAAAGATGACGCCCGAGGAGGAGGCCGCCAACTCGTCCCTGAAGAAGGTGTACAAGTGCCCGCACTGCAGCTTCTGGGCCTCCACGGCCTCCCGCTTCCACGTGCACATCGTGGGCCACCTGAACAAGAAGCCCTTCGAGTGCTCCCTCTGCTCGTACCGCTCCAACTGGCGCTGGGACATCACGAAGCACATCCGCTTGAAGACGATCCGCGATCCCTCGCACAAGACGGCCAAGGTCCTGATGAACGACGAGACGGGCCGCCGGAACTACACCAAGTACAACAAGTACATCACCCTGATGAAGGTGACCGAGGAGGACGGCGACCCCAAGCTGATGAAGTCCGGCGAGATGACCCCCAACCAGGTGGCCTCGCTGGCCTTCCTCAAGGACTACGCGAAGGTGGGCTCGGTCACCGGGCAGGACATCACCCTGGAACCGGTGCTGCCGACCAAGCCGAATGTCCTGGACGACGCCCATCTGGCGGACAACCTCATCCGGATCCCCCTGCTGGCCACCATGATGAACGCCGCCATggcccagcagcagcaccagcagcagcagcagaaggaGCACCAGTCCACGATGATCACGCCCTCGGTGACCATTTCGCCGGTGAAGCGATCGAGTCAGGGATCGGCGATGCAGGGCAAGCCCAGCGACGACCTGATCACCGAGGTGCACCAAGAAGGCAATGAGAAGAGGACGGTCTACCGGTGCCGCAAGTGCAACTTTGG CCACCCGAACCGCGATGCCGTGCTGGCGCACGTGAAGATCCACTACCAGGACGCCAGCTACCCGAAGGCCAGCTCGGCCAACTCCGGCACCTCTCCGCTGCAGGTCTCCGTGGGCGGGAACCAGCAGTTCTACATGAACAAGGTCTTCGCCGCCATGTGCCTGTCGCAGACCCAGTCGCAGTCGTCGCCCAACGCCGGCGCCGCCGGGACGAGTCCGGCCATTTCGGCCGGACTGCTGCAGCGGGCCATCCAGGAGGCCCAGCACTCGCCGACGTCCAACGCCAGCGCTCTGAGCGGACTTGCTTTGGCGTTGGCGGGCGGAAAGCCACAAGCCAATACGACGAAAGCCAGTGCCGCCTCCATTTTAGAGCACGGTGAGCAGAAAGCGAGTCAAAACGAGGCAAGTGCCGACAGTCTGACGTCGCCGAACACCACCACCTCCAGTAGAACCACCAAAGCCACCACTAGCACCACCAAAGACACCGCCAGATCGCTGCAGGATCTGCTCACCTCACCGCGCAGTGCCAGAAATGGAAATCATCCCTCTAACGCTAACAGTAACTCGGTTGTGGGAAATGGACTCCGGCAGGATGCCGCCTACGTCGCCTCATCCACCAATaccacaccaccaccaccacaaccCACCAACTCAGTCAGCAAGCCCAATGCATCGCCTTTGCCAGTAACTACCACTCCTACTCCTTTTTCTACTGCCACACCATCACCACCAGCTCTTTCAAAGTCCTTGGCTCATCAACTGGGTGCGGGTAGCCACAGCTCATCCTCATCCCACCACAATGACCATCCTCCACTCATGGCCGGTGAAGGTTTCCACCTGGCGGCGGGTCTAACCCATGTCCACACCATAAACACTAACACGAAAGCCAATCCCAACTCCAACTCCTTTCCCTCgtcatcgtcgtcgtcgtcgtcatcATCGTCTTCTGTGGCCTCCACTTCATCGGCCGCCGGCTCTGCGTCCGCCTCCGCGTCCTCCTCCGCCACATCGTCGCCACCGCCGCCGGCAGCCTCGTCTTCCTACCTGGCTGCGATGGCGCCGCAGCAGCAGGTGCCGCCTGCCGTGCAGATGCCGCATCCGCAGACGAGGTTCCATAGCCATAGTCCAGGTAGTCCCAGCCTCCTGTCCATGGCCGATGGCGATCGACGCGACCCGTCGCCGTATCGCTGCGGCCACTGCCACCAGGTCTCGAATTGGAAGCATGTCATCCAG TCCCCGATCCGACACCTTCCGACCCCCATATCACCACTCCATCTGTGTCCGTAG